Proteins encoded by one window of Cellvibrio sp. KY-GH-1:
- a CDS encoding flagellar basal body L-ring protein FlgH, giving the protein MRKEQFFLRSLCALMLIVGGIPFASSQNLYEENKFQALVADEKAFKVGDIVTLLIVESAKANTTEDKAQGRSVRLGGSAGKTATDLDPPDRNGRSESVAVEAEFASDKALNNQRTGNVRAQITVEVLEVKDTDKLYVSGEQKININGNEQFIRASGWLRMKDIDQNNTALSARLNDAKIEYSGNKNAEKGLIRRTWSYVTKIW; this is encoded by the coding sequence ATGAGAAAGGAACAATTTTTTTTGCGTAGCCTTTGCGCCTTAATGCTAATAGTAGGTGGGATTCCATTTGCATCTTCTCAGAATTTATACGAAGAGAATAAATTTCAGGCACTTGTGGCAGATGAGAAGGCATTTAAGGTTGGAGATATTGTTACCTTATTGATAGTTGAATCTGCAAAAGCAAATACAACAGAAGATAAGGCCCAGGGGCGTAGTGTCAGGCTCGGTGGCAGTGCCGGCAAAACTGCTACAGATTTGGATCCGCCGGATCGTAATGGTCGTAGTGAATCAGTTGCTGTAGAGGCCGAATTTGCTTCCGATAAAGCATTGAATAATCAACGTACGGGTAATGTTAGGGCTCAAATTACTGTAGAGGTCTTGGAAGTAAAAGATACTGACAAGCTTTATGTGTCTGGAGAGCAGAAAATTAATATTAATGGTAATGAGCAATTTATCCGCGCTAGCGGTTGGTTGCGTATGAAAGATATCGATCAGAATAACACGGCACTCTCAGCTCGGCTTAATGATGCAAAAATTGAATACAGTGGT